The Streptomyces sp. P9-A4 genome contains a region encoding:
- a CDS encoding alpha/beta hydrolase, whose amino-acid sequence MSVRIRMTVLAVTGVLLAGCTSAGGGAPGPASTSPTTTGTGPTATEAGPPDATPALPGPLTGQRLDWKRCPAPEGGQRPGAEWRCATVTVPRDYMKPAGATLPVALIRKQATDERGRIGSLLFDFGGPGASGVDILPRAAEEYRGLNERYDLVGFDPRGVGRSAGVVCRTDAEQAAAEATVDLTPDTAAEEAAYLKDSTDFAAGCAERSAPLLAHTTTSATARDLDLIRQVLGDEKLHYFGISYGTQLGGTYAHLFPGKVGRLVLDAVVDPTADTFGHARHQTTGFQRALDNYLKSTGQDPKAGTERIARLLRKLDRAPLTVGERRLTESLALTGIAVTLYGKANWPLLTQGLQEAGAGRGGALLALADAYNDRDASGHYSTQSHSQRAISCADSSTRPTAAQAKALLPEFRRLSPVFGAFLAWDTAGWCAGWPVKGERATPEASAPGAAPVLVVGTTGDPATPYEGAERMARELGDGVGVLVTNRGEGHGAYGTSRCVTEKVDAYFLKGTVPEYGTTC is encoded by the coding sequence ATGTCCGTACGGATACGTATGACGGTTCTGGCCGTGACGGGGGTACTGCTCGCGGGCTGTACGAGTGCGGGCGGCGGGGCCCCCGGCCCCGCCTCCACCTCACCGACGACCACCGGAACAGGCCCGACGGCCACCGAGGCCGGTCCGCCGGACGCCACCCCGGCGCTCCCCGGCCCCCTCACCGGCCAGCGCCTCGACTGGAAGCGCTGCCCCGCCCCGGAGGGCGGGCAGCGGCCCGGCGCGGAGTGGCGCTGCGCCACGGTGACGGTGCCGCGGGACTACATGAAGCCGGCGGGCGCCACCCTCCCGGTCGCGCTGATCCGCAAGCAGGCCACCGACGAGCGCGGCCGCATCGGCTCGCTGCTGTTCGACTTCGGCGGCCCCGGCGCCTCCGGGGTCGACATCCTGCCCCGGGCGGCCGAGGAGTACCGGGGCCTGAACGAGCGCTACGACCTGGTCGGCTTCGACCCGCGGGGCGTGGGCCGCAGCGCGGGCGTGGTCTGCCGCACGGACGCCGAACAGGCCGCCGCCGAGGCCACCGTCGACCTCACCCCGGACACGGCCGCCGAGGAGGCCGCGTACCTCAAGGACAGCACCGACTTCGCCGCCGGCTGCGCCGAGCGCTCCGCCCCGCTCCTCGCGCACACCACGACCAGCGCCACCGCCCGGGACCTGGACCTGATCCGGCAGGTCCTCGGTGACGAGAAGCTCCACTACTTCGGTATCTCGTACGGCACCCAGCTCGGCGGCACGTACGCCCATCTCTTCCCGGGGAAGGTGGGCCGGCTCGTCCTCGACGCCGTCGTCGATCCGACCGCCGACACCTTCGGGCACGCCCGCCACCAGACGACCGGCTTCCAGCGGGCCCTGGACAACTACCTGAAGAGCACCGGCCAGGACCCGAAGGCCGGGACCGAGCGGATCGCGCGCCTGCTGCGGAAGCTGGACCGGGCCCCGCTGACGGTCGGCGAGCGCCGGCTCACCGAGAGCCTGGCGCTCACGGGCATCGCGGTGACCCTGTACGGGAAGGCCAACTGGCCCCTGCTGACCCAGGGCCTCCAGGAGGCCGGGGCCGGTCGCGGCGGCGCCCTGCTCGCGCTCGCCGACGCCTACAACGACCGTGACGCGAGCGGCCATTACTCCACCCAGTCCCACTCCCAGCGGGCGATCTCCTGCGCCGACTCCAGCACGCGGCCGACCGCCGCGCAGGCGAAGGCGCTGCTGCCCGAATTCCGCCGCCTCTCCCCCGTGTTCGGCGCGTTCCTCGCCTGGGACACGGCCGGCTGGTGCGCCGGGTGGCCGGTGAAGGGCGAGCGGGCGACCCCGGAGGCGAGCGCCCCGGGCGCGGCCCCGGTCCTGGTGGTGGGGACGACGGGCGACCCGGCGACCCCCTACGAGGGCGCGGAGCGGATGGCGAGGGAACTCGGGGACGGCGTCGGCGTCCTGGTGACCAACAGGGGCGAGGGGCACGGCGCCTACGGCACCTCGCGGTGCGTGACGGAGAAGGTCGACGCGTACTTCCTCAAGGGCACGGTCCCGGAGTACGGCACGACCTGCTGA
- the moeZ gene encoding adenylyltransferase/sulfurtransferase MoeZ, whose translation MSLPPLVEPAAELTVDEVRRYSRHLIIPDVGMDGQKRLKNAKVLCVGAGGLGSPALMYLAAAGVGTLGIVEFDEVDESNLQRQIIHSQADIGRSKAASARDSVLGINPYVNVILHEERLEAENVMDIFSQYDLIVDGTDNFATRYLVNDACVLLNKPYVWGSIYRFDGQASVFWSEYGPCYRCLYPEPPPPGMVPSCSEGGVLGVLCASIGSIQVTEAIKVLAGVGDPLVGRLMIYDALEMQYRQVKVRKDPNCAVCGENPTVTELIDYEAFCGVVSEEAQEAALGSTITPKQLKEWIDEGENIDIIDVREPNEYEIVSIPGARLIPKNEFLMGTALQDLPQDKRIVLHCKTGVRSAEVLAVLKSAGFADAVHVGGGVIGWVHQIEPEKPVY comes from the coding sequence GTGTCGCTGCCACCCCTGGTCGAGCCGGCTGCCGAGCTCACCGTAGACGAGGTCCGCAGGTACTCCCGCCACCTGATCATCCCGGACGTCGGGATGGACGGGCAGAAGCGGCTGAAGAACGCGAAGGTGCTGTGTGTCGGTGCCGGCGGCCTCGGCTCGCCGGCGCTGATGTACCTGGCCGCCGCCGGCGTGGGCACGCTCGGCATCGTGGAGTTCGACGAGGTCGACGAGTCGAACCTCCAGCGGCAGATCATCCACAGCCAGGCCGACATCGGCCGCTCCAAGGCCGCTTCGGCACGCGACAGCGTGCTCGGCATCAACCCGTACGTGAACGTGATCCTCCACGAAGAGCGGCTCGAAGCCGAGAACGTGATGGACATCTTCAGCCAGTACGACCTGATCGTCGACGGCACGGACAACTTCGCCACGCGCTACCTGGTGAACGACGCCTGCGTGCTGCTGAACAAGCCGTACGTGTGGGGTTCGATCTACCGCTTCGACGGCCAGGCGTCCGTGTTCTGGTCCGAGTACGGCCCCTGCTACCGCTGTCTCTACCCGGAGCCCCCGCCGCCGGGCATGGTCCCGTCCTGCTCCGAGGGCGGCGTCCTCGGCGTGCTGTGCGCGTCCATCGGCTCCATCCAGGTCACCGAGGCCATCAAGGTCCTGGCCGGCGTGGGCGACCCGCTGGTCGGCCGCCTGATGATCTACGACGCTCTGGAGATGCAGTACCGCCAGGTCAAGGTCCGCAAGGACCCGAACTGCGCGGTCTGCGGCGAGAACCCGACCGTCACCGAGCTCATCGACTACGAGGCCTTCTGCGGCGTCGTGTCCGAGGAGGCCCAGGAGGCGGCGCTCGGCTCCACGATCACTCCGAAGCAGCTCAAGGAGTGGATCGACGAGGGCGAGAACATCGACATCATCGACGTCCGCGAGCCGAACGAGTACGAGATCGTCTCGATCCCGGGCGCGCGTCTGATCCCGAAGAACGAGTTCCTGATGGGCACCGCCCTCCAGGACCTCCCGCAGGACAAGCGGATCGTCCTGCACTGCAAGACGGGTGTCCGCAGTGCGGAAGTCCTCGCCGTGCTCAAGTCCGCGGGCTTCGCGGACGCGGTGCACGTCGGCGGCGGCGTGATCGGCTGGGTCCACCAGATCGAGCCCGAGAAGCCGGTCTACTAG
- a CDS encoding flippase-like domain-containing protein — protein sequence MVMAPDTQPPEEGKADVPERVSGDEPLLAARVHRPSDLMRLLAGLLAIGLVIAIAAFAHATTSGLEEDINKGAVGAPDVFVKIAGLVSSIAVLLVPVAFAIERLIKRDGLRIADGVLAAVLAHGVTLATDLWVAQAAPGTIQDALTQPQSGGGLTDPVHNYLAPVIAYMTAVGMARRPRWRVSLWAVLLLDAFTMLVAGYTTALSIILTVLIGWTVAYGTLYAVGSPNVRPTGQTLLAGLRRVGFKPVTALRAEGVPDSADSGDRGRRYIVTLEDGPPLDVTVVDREQQAHGFFYRVWRRITLRTITTRRSIVSLRQALEQEALLAYAAIAAGANAPKLIATSELGPDAVMLVYEHIGGRSVDSLDDAEITDELVRSAFRQVRALQSRRIAHRRLTGDAILVDRSGRVILTELRGGEIAAGDIILRMDVAQLLTTLGLRVGAERAVAAAVEVLGPDTVADCLPLLQPIALSRSTRATLRKQARERSAREREAVLAASEAAKHERELAKAAAHGGPETVQTETKAEKKADKKAEKRALDEALDEAREEDLLSQIRQQVLLIRPQAPVEPVRLERIKPRTLVSLIAGAVAAYFLLSQIARTPLSTVSQADWRWVAAAVVFSALSYVAAAMALVGFVPERVGFWRTVVAQVAGSFVKIVAPAAVGGVALNTRFLQRAGVRPGLAVASVGASQLFQLGVHIMLLLSFGYLTGTEKSQSFTPSRTVIAGLLTVAVLVLVATAIPFMRKFVSTRLRSLFAGVVPRMLDVLQRPMKLVTGIGGMLLLTAAFVFCLDASIRAFGHGTVTVSYASVAVVFLAGNALGSAAPTPGGVGAVEGALTLGLVAVGLPIEVATPAVLLYRLLTLWVPVLPGWICFNWLTRRGAL from the coding sequence ATGGTGATGGCCCCGGACACCCAGCCCCCCGAGGAGGGCAAGGCCGACGTGCCCGAGCGGGTCTCCGGCGACGAGCCGCTGCTCGCCGCCCGTGTCCACCGGCCCTCCGACCTGATGAGGCTGCTCGCCGGCCTGCTCGCGATCGGGCTCGTCATCGCCATCGCCGCGTTCGCCCACGCGACGACCTCGGGCCTTGAGGAGGACATCAACAAGGGCGCGGTCGGCGCACCCGACGTCTTCGTCAAGATCGCCGGTCTCGTCTCCTCCATCGCCGTCCTGCTGGTCCCGGTCGCCTTCGCCATCGAACGTCTGATCAAACGTGACGGGCTGCGCATCGCGGACGGCGTCCTCGCCGCCGTCCTCGCACACGGCGTCACCCTCGCCACCGACCTCTGGGTCGCCCAGGCCGCGCCCGGCACGATCCAGGACGCGCTGACCCAGCCGCAGTCCGGCGGCGGGCTCACCGACCCGGTGCACAACTACCTGGCCCCGGTGATCGCGTACATGACGGCCGTCGGCATGGCCCGCAGACCCCGCTGGCGGGTGTCGCTGTGGGCGGTGCTGCTGCTCGACGCGTTCACGATGCTGGTGGCCGGCTACACCACCGCGCTGTCGATCATCCTGACCGTCCTGATCGGCTGGACGGTGGCGTACGGCACGCTGTACGCGGTCGGCTCCCCCAACGTCCGGCCCACCGGCCAGACCCTCCTCGCCGGCCTGCGCCGGGTCGGATTCAAACCGGTGACCGCGCTGCGCGCCGAGGGCGTCCCGGACTCCGCGGACAGCGGCGACCGGGGCCGCCGGTACATCGTGACCCTGGAGGACGGGCCACCGCTGGACGTCACCGTCGTCGACCGGGAGCAGCAGGCCCACGGCTTCTTCTACCGGGTGTGGCGGCGGATCACCCTCCGGACGATCACCACCCGCCGCTCGATCGTCTCGCTGCGGCAGGCCCTTGAGCAGGAGGCGCTCCTCGCGTACGCGGCCATCGCCGCCGGGGCGAACGCGCCGAAGCTGATCGCCACCTCGGAGCTCGGCCCGGACGCCGTGATGCTCGTGTACGAGCACATCGGCGGACGCAGTGTGGACTCGCTGGACGACGCCGAGATCACCGACGAACTGGTCCGCAGCGCCTTCCGCCAGGTGCGGGCGCTCCAGTCGCGCCGCATCGCGCACCGCAGGCTCACCGGCGACGCGATCCTGGTGGATCGTTCCGGCAGGGTGATCCTCACCGAACTGCGGGGCGGCGAGATCGCGGCCGGCGACATCATCCTGCGGATGGACGTCGCCCAGCTGCTCACCACCCTCGGTCTGCGGGTCGGGGCCGAGCGGGCGGTCGCCGCCGCCGTCGAGGTCCTCGGCCCCGACACCGTCGCCGACTGTCTGCCCCTGCTCCAGCCGATCGCCCTGAGCCGCTCCACGCGCGCGACGCTGCGGAAACAGGCCCGGGAGCGGTCGGCACGCGAGCGTGAGGCCGTGCTCGCCGCCTCGGAGGCGGCCAAGCACGAGCGGGAGCTCGCGAAGGCGGCGGCGCACGGCGGGCCCGAGACCGTGCAGACGGAGACGAAGGCCGAGAAGAAGGCGGACAAGAAGGCCGAGAAGCGGGCGCTCGACGAGGCTCTCGACGAGGCCCGCGAGGAGGACCTGCTCTCCCAGATCCGTCAGCAGGTGCTGCTGATCCGCCCGCAGGCGCCGGTGGAGCCGGTCCGTCTGGAGCGGATCAAGCCGCGGACGCTGGTCAGTCTGATCGCGGGCGCGGTCGCCGCGTACTTCCTGCTGTCGCAGATCGCCCGTACACCGCTGTCGACGGTCAGCCAGGCGGACTGGCGGTGGGTGGCGGCCGCCGTGGTGTTCTCGGCGCTCAGCTATGTGGCGGCGGCGATGGCCCTGGTGGGCTTCGTACCGGAGCGGGTGGGGTTCTGGCGGACGGTGGTGGCGCAGGTCGCCGGCTCGTTCGTGAAGATCGTCGCCCCGGCGGCGGTCGGCGGTGTGGCCCTCAACACCCGCTTCCTCCAGCGCGCGGGCGTGCGCCCCGGGCTCGCGGTGGCGAGCGTCGGTGCCTCGCAGCTGTTCCAGCTCGGGGTGCACATCATGCTGCTGCTCTCCTTCGGCTATCTGACGGGTACGGAGAAGTCGCAGTCCTTCACCCCGTCGAGGACGGTCATCGCGGGTCTGCTCACGGTCGCGGTCCTCGTTCTGGTCGCGACGGCGATCCCCTTCATGCGGAAGTTCGTCTCGACCCGGCTGCGGTCGCTGTTCGCCGGTGTCGTGCCGCGCATGCTGGACGTCCTCCAGCGGCCGATGAAGCTGGTGACCGGCATCGGCGGGATGCTGCTCCTGACCGCCGCGTTCGTGTTCTGCCTCGACGCCTCGATCCGGGCGTTCGGGCACGGGACCGTGACGGTCAGCTACGCGAGCGTGGCCGTCGTCTTCCTCGCGGGCAACGCGCTCGGCTCGGCGGCGCCGACGCCCGGCGGCGTCGGCGCGGTCGAGGGCGCGCTCACCCTCGGTCTGGTGGCGGTGGGCCTGCCCATCGAGGTCGCGACCCCGGCGGTGCTGCTGTACCGCCTGCTCACGCTGTGGGTCCCGGTGCTGCCGGGCTGGATCTGCTTCAACTGGCTGACGAGGCGCGGAGCGCTGTAG
- a CDS encoding NAD-dependent epimerase/dehydratase family protein: MRVLLLGANGFIGRFVADRLLADPAVHLTALGRGDDADVRFDLASGSPGALTRFLDAVHPGVVVNCAGATRGGARDLTRHNTVAVATVCEALRRSGCGARLVQVGCASEYGPSQPGSSTAEDAVPRPGGPYGVSKLAATELVLGSGLDAVVLRVFSPVGPGTPAGSPLGRLAEAMRRAMQAGDGELKLSGLGVQRDFVDVRDVARAVHAASLSAAQGVVNIGTGRAVRLRDAAAVLARVAGYSGNLHELDAPHGMPQRPMIGAPRTEGTIADQLASAPYPYPDGCGPWQQADVRTARDRLGWRPRINLEESLADIWMEAACRI, from the coding sequence ATGAGGGTGCTACTGCTCGGAGCCAACGGCTTCATCGGCCGCTTCGTCGCCGACCGCCTGCTCGCCGACCCGGCCGTGCACCTCACCGCGCTCGGCCGGGGGGACGACGCCGATGTGCGTTTCGACCTCGCCTCCGGGAGTCCGGGCGCGCTGACCCGCTTCCTCGACGCCGTCCACCCCGGGGTCGTCGTCAACTGCGCGGGCGCCACCCGCGGCGGCGCCCGCGACCTGACCCGGCACAACACCGTCGCCGTCGCCACCGTCTGCGAGGCCCTGCGCCGCAGCGGCTGCGGCGCCCGGCTCGTCCAGGTCGGCTGCGCCTCGGAGTACGGGCCGAGCCAGCCCGGTTCCTCGACCGCCGAGGACGCCGTACCCCGCCCCGGCGGGCCGTACGGGGTGTCCAAGCTGGCGGCGACCGAACTCGTCCTCGGCTCGGGGCTCGACGCCGTGGTGCTCCGGGTGTTCTCGCCCGTGGGGCCGGGCACGCCCGCCGGTTCGCCGCTCGGGCGTCTGGCCGAGGCCATGCGCCGGGCCATGCAGGCCGGGGACGGCGAGCTGAAGCTCAGCGGACTCGGGGTGCAGCGGGACTTCGTCGACGTCCGGGACGTGGCGCGGGCCGTGCACGCCGCCTCGCTCTCCGCCGCGCAGGGCGTCGTCAACATCGGCACCGGCCGGGCGGTCCGCCTCCGTGACGCCGCCGCCGTCCTCGCCCGGGTCGCCGGCTACTCCGGCAACCTCCACGAGCTGGACGCCCCGCACGGCATGCCGCAGCGCCCGATGATCGGCGCACCCCGCACCGAGGGGACCATCGCCGACCAGCTGGCCTCGGCGCCGTACCCGTACCCCGACGGCTGCGGCCCCTGGCAGCAGGCCGACGTGCGCACCGCCCGCGACCGGCTGGGCTGGCGGCCCCGGATCAACCTGGAGGAGTCGCTCGCCGACATCTGGATGGAGGCGGCGTGTCGCATCTGA
- a CDS encoding MGMT family protein, with protein sequence MGRMSMEEPVGETGELPEYAERVLDVADGIPPGRVMTYGDVAEWLGEGGPRQVGRVMALYGGTAPWWRVVRADGTLLPGHELRALGHYREEGTPLREAGPAAEGHVPRIDMRRARWDGSHT encoded by the coding sequence ATGGGGCGGATGAGCATGGAGGAGCCCGTGGGGGAGACCGGAGAACTGCCCGAGTACGCGGAACGAGTGCTCGACGTGGCCGACGGCATCCCTCCCGGCCGGGTGATGACCTACGGGGACGTCGCCGAGTGGCTGGGCGAGGGCGGACCCCGCCAAGTGGGCCGCGTCATGGCCCTGTACGGCGGGACGGCGCCCTGGTGGCGGGTGGTCCGCGCGGACGGAACCCTGCTCCCCGGGCACGAGCTGCGGGCCCTCGGCCACTACCGCGAGGAGGGCACCCCGCTGCGCGAGGCGGGTCCGGCCGCCGAGGGGCACGTACCGAGGATCGACATGCGGCGGGCCCGCTGGGACGGATCTCACACCTGA
- a CDS encoding spherulation-specific family 4 protein, with product MSHLTATGAVQALGVGVPGYAHPLLAPVEWGELTRPGTPLHWAVLNVAEGPGSRPDPHCLEAAGRLRNAGVRVLGHLDASYGSRPFGELVSDAHRFLDWYRVDGFYLDRCPADRADLAGVRRVTATLEAILGGEAHLVLGHGTHPHPGYAETADQLVTFSGPWADYRWSQAAEWTAEYTEAKFVHLVHGVPRTHLEEALRIARWQGAGTIFFTDRTGTPGQTAAFHSLPGYWDEIVSRIGPGVSE from the coding sequence GTGTCGCATCTGACGGCGACCGGAGCCGTCCAGGCATTGGGGGTGGGCGTGCCCGGCTACGCCCACCCGCTGCTCGCCCCCGTCGAGTGGGGCGAGCTGACCCGGCCGGGGACACCGCTGCACTGGGCGGTGCTCAATGTGGCGGAGGGTCCCGGCAGCCGTCCGGACCCGCACTGTCTTGAGGCGGCGGGCAGGCTCCGCAACGCCGGGGTCCGGGTCCTCGGGCACCTGGACGCCTCCTACGGCTCCCGGCCGTTCGGGGAGCTGGTCTCGGACGCCCACCGCTTCCTCGACTGGTACCGGGTGGACGGCTTCTACCTGGACCGCTGCCCCGCGGACCGGGCCGACCTGGCCGGGGTGCGGCGGGTCACCGCGACCCTGGAGGCGATCCTCGGCGGCGAGGCCCACCTCGTCCTCGGCCACGGCACCCACCCCCACCCGGGATACGCGGAGACCGCCGACCAGCTGGTGACCTTCTCCGGTCCGTGGGCGGACTACCGCTGGTCACAGGCGGCCGAGTGGACGGCCGAGTACACGGAGGCCAAGTTCGTCCATCTCGTGCACGGCGTCCCGCGCACCCACCTGGAGGAGGCGCTGCGGATCGCCCGCTGGCAGGGGGCCGGGACGATCTTCTTCACCGACCGGACGGGGACCCCGGGGCAAACCGCGGCATTTCACTCGCTGCCCGGCTACTGGGACGAAATCGTCTCGCGGATCGGACCGGGTGTCTCGGAATGA
- a CDS encoding DUF3492 domain-containing protein has product MRIGLLTEGGYPYATGESGRWCERLVRGLGQHQFDLYSLGGSGTPTPLPPNTRVVRTVGRGASDAAPAHGNLLERTAFGPRAARRAYGRRDRHRFTEAFHRLTAGLCAEDHDAFATGLYALAELARERGGLPGALRSDDAVRALEAACRAAGASRGAAAAGLPDHLAFVEHVERALRPLSLDWYEEEALGAADLCHATAGGTTALPGLLAKRFFGTPLLVTEYGAPLRSHYLSTAGADRSAPLRALLAALHGRLAAEVYGQAALLTPGNAHTRRWQEKCGADRARIRTVHPGMAADRFAEVGEDEESGDPATLVWVGRVEPAKDLIALLHAFAEIRSRQPDARLRIVAVPVREPGAGAYLTHCRGLAAQLFPDEAAGAHAVGENPVTFEELGGPEAPTLEDTYASGAVVVLSSVVEGFPATLVEAMFCARATVSTDVGAVVEIIGGTGLVVPPRNPRALADACLALLRDPERRYRLGAAARARALELFTVEQNLAAFRGIYLELLSHAPVRHRPGDGVPFAHPAEAHVRGSWANQTVNAGTGAPDA; this is encoded by the coding sequence GTGCGGATCGGACTGCTCACGGAGGGTGGCTACCCGTATGCCACCGGTGAATCCGGACGCTGGTGCGAGCGGCTCGTACGCGGGCTCGGGCAGCACCAGTTCGACCTGTACTCCCTCGGCGGCTCCGGCACCCCGACGCCGCTCCCCCCGAACACCCGCGTCGTCCGCACCGTCGGCCGGGGGGCCTCCGACGCGGCCCCGGCCCACGGGAACCTCCTCGAACGGACCGCCTTCGGCCCCCGCGCCGCCCGCCGCGCCTACGGCCGCCGCGACCGCCACCGCTTCACCGAGGCCTTCCACCGGCTGACGGCCGGGCTCTGCGCGGAGGACCACGACGCCTTCGCCACGGGCCTCTACGCGCTCGCCGAACTCGCCCGCGAGCGCGGCGGACTCCCCGGTGCGCTCCGCTCCGACGACGCCGTCCGCGCCCTCGAAGCCGCCTGCCGCGCGGCCGGCGCGAGCCGGGGCGCCGCCGCCGCTGGCCTCCCCGACCACCTCGCCTTCGTCGAGCACGTCGAGCGCGCCCTGCGCCCGCTCTCCCTCGACTGGTACGAGGAGGAGGCCCTCGGCGCGGCCGACCTCTGCCACGCCACCGCCGGCGGCACCACCGCTCTCCCCGGCCTCCTGGCCAAACGCTTCTTCGGGACCCCGCTGCTCGTCACCGAGTACGGCGCACCGCTCCGCTCCCACTACCTCTCCACCGCCGGAGCCGACCGCTCCGCCCCGCTGCGGGCGCTGCTCGCCGCACTCCACGGCCGGCTCGCCGCCGAGGTCTACGGACAGGCCGCGCTCCTCACCCCGGGCAACGCGCACACCCGCCGCTGGCAGGAGAAGTGCGGCGCCGACCGGGCCCGGATCCGTACCGTCCACCCCGGCATGGCGGCCGACCGCTTCGCCGAGGTCGGCGAGGACGAGGAGAGCGGCGACCCGGCCACCCTCGTCTGGGTCGGCCGCGTCGAACCCGCCAAGGACCTCATCGCGCTGCTGCACGCCTTCGCGGAGATCCGGTCACGGCAGCCCGACGCCCGGCTGCGGATCGTCGCCGTGCCCGTACGGGAACCCGGCGCCGGCGCGTACCTCACGCACTGCAGGGGGCTCGCCGCCCAGCTCTTCCCCGACGAGGCCGCCGGGGCGCACGCCGTCGGCGAGAACCCGGTCACCTTCGAGGAACTCGGCGGCCCCGAGGCGCCCACCCTGGAGGACACCTACGCCTCCGGCGCGGTCGTCGTCCTGTCCAGCGTCGTGGAGGGCTTCCCCGCCACCCTCGTCGAGGCGATGTTCTGCGCGCGCGCCACCGTCTCCACCGATGTCGGCGCGGTCGTCGAGATCATCGGCGGCACCGGCCTCGTCGTCCCCCCGCGCAACCCCCGGGCGCTCGCCGACGCCTGCCTCGCGCTGCTCCGCGACCCCGAGCGCCGCTACCGGCTCGGCGCCGCCGCCCGCGCCCGCGCGCTCGAACTCTTCACCGTCGAACAGAACCTCGCCGCGTTCCGCGGTATCTACCTGGAGCTCCTCTCCCACGCGCCCGTGCGCCACCGCCCCGGGGACGGCGTGCCCTTCGCCCACCCCGCCGAGGCACATGTACGGGGCAGCTGGGCCAACCAGACCGTGAACGCCGGGACAGGAGCCCCCGATGCCTGA
- a CDS encoding alpha/beta hydrolase produces MPISAAQRAALFTATTVLLAAGCSDGGEGTAEQARPSGSGGLSALTAQKLSWAPCPAPSAAEGGGPAPSPLPGGATWECSFLQAPLDWSVPEGETIELALIRARARDKNRRIGSLVFNFGGPGGSGITGLPGFATDYETLRGRYDLVSFDPRGVGRSDPVECAGDKELDAYYALDFTPDDEAEERTLSEAQKKYATGCERDAGPALPHVGTENAARDMDLMRQVLGDEKLHYFGISYGTELGGVYAHLFPKNVGRAVFDAVVDPEAGVEDGALGQAKGFQLALDNFARDCVDRGAECTLPGTTVAEVESFVTDLLAALDKEPIPGIGDRKLTQTQATNGIAQALYSKEYWTYLEQGLDAADGGDGALLLSLSDAMNGRGENGSYSNIQAANAAINCVDFKERYTLGQAKERLGRFREASPVFGDFMGWALAGCAQWPVPGLWEHPDVSAPGSAPILVVGNTGDPATPYEGARSMVEALGQGVGVELTYEGEGHGAYNSGNACVKKAVDAYLLDGRVPASGTVCK; encoded by the coding sequence ATGCCGATCTCCGCCGCCCAGCGCGCCGCTCTGTTCACCGCCACCACCGTGCTGCTCGCCGCCGGGTGCTCGGACGGCGGAGAGGGGACGGCGGAGCAGGCGCGGCCGAGCGGCTCCGGCGGCCTCTCCGCGCTGACGGCGCAGAAGCTGTCCTGGGCCCCCTGCCCGGCCCCTTCGGCCGCCGAGGGCGGCGGGCCCGCGCCCTCCCCGCTGCCCGGCGGCGCGACCTGGGAGTGCTCCTTCCTGCAGGCGCCGCTCGACTGGTCGGTGCCGGAGGGCGAGACGATCGAGCTGGCCCTCATCCGGGCCCGGGCCCGCGACAAGAACCGGCGGATCGGTTCGCTCGTCTTCAACTTCGGCGGTCCCGGCGGCTCCGGCATCACCGGCCTGCCCGGCTTCGCCACCGACTACGAGACCCTGCGCGGCCGCTACGACCTGGTGTCCTTCGACCCGCGCGGAGTGGGCCGCAGCGACCCGGTCGAGTGCGCCGGCGACAAGGAACTCGACGCCTACTACGCCCTGGACTTCACGCCCGACGACGAGGCGGAGGAGCGGACGCTGTCGGAGGCGCAGAAGAAGTACGCGACCGGCTGCGAGCGGGACGCCGGCCCGGCCCTGCCGCACGTCGGCACCGAGAACGCCGCCCGGGACATGGACCTGATGCGCCAGGTCCTCGGCGACGAGAAGCTCCACTACTTCGGCATCTCGTACGGCACCGAACTCGGCGGCGTCTACGCGCACCTGTTCCCGAAGAACGTCGGCCGGGCCGTCTTCGACGCCGTCGTCGACCCGGAGGCGGGTGTCGAGGACGGCGCGCTCGGCCAGGCGAAGGGCTTCCAGCTCGCCCTGGACAACTTCGCCCGGGACTGCGTCGACCGGGGCGCGGAGTGCACCCTGCCCGGTACGACCGTCGCCGAGGTCGAGTCCTTCGTGACGGACCTCCTCGCGGCCCTCGACAAGGAGCCGATCCCGGGCATCGGGGACCGGAAGCTGACCCAGACGCAGGCCACCAACGGCATCGCGCAGGCCCTGTACTCCAAGGAGTACTGGACCTATCTGGAGCAGGGGCTCGACGCGGCGGACGGCGGCGACGGGGCGCTGCTGCTCTCGCTCTCGGACGCGATGAACGGGCGCGGCGAGAACGGCTCGTACAGCAACATCCAGGCCGCCAACGCCGCCATCAACTGCGTGGACTTCAAGGAGCGCTACACCCTCGGCCAGGCGAAGGAGCGGCTCGGCCGGTTCCGTGAGGCGTCCCCCGTCTTCGGCGACTTCATGGGCTGGGCGCTGGCGGGCTGCGCGCAGTGGCCGGTGCCGGGGCTCTGGGAGCACCCGGACGTCTCCGCGCCCGGTTCGGCGCCGATCCTTGTCGTCGGCAACACCGGCGACCCGGCCACCCCGTACGAGGGCGCCCGCTCGATGGTGGAGGCGCTCGGCCAGGGCGTCGGCGTGGAGCTGACGTACGAGGGCGAGGGCCACGGTGCCTACAACAGCGGCAACGCGTGCGTGAAGAAGGCCGTCGACGCGTACCTCCTGGACGGCCGGGTCCCCGCCTCGGGAACCGTCTGCAAGTAG